One Sporosarcina sp. FSL W8-0480 genomic window, AACAATATTCCGGAACGCATGAAAGAAACTGTGATGTACGGAATTGGATTGGCTGTAGCTGCAATAGGAATACAAATGACGTTTGAAAGCACGCAAATATTAATTGTCATTATCAGTATTGTAATTGGAGCTCTAATTGGTGAATGGATGGACCTGGACGGGAAGATAAATCAGTTGGGTCAATATCTCGAAAGTAAATTGCCATCCAAGAAGGAAGGTCCCGGTATTGCACAGGGATTTGTGACGGCAACTTTAATCTTTGTCGTTGGCTCAATGGCGATTATTGGAGCTATTGATAGTGGACTTCGTAGTGATCATGACGTGTTGATCATGAAAGGTGTACTTGATGGATTCACTTCCATTATATTAAGCTCAACCTTAGGTATTGGTGTAGCTTTTTCTGCAGCGCCAGTTTTCATTTACCAAGCAATTATTACTTTGTTTTCAACACAAATAAGCCGCTATGTGCCAGATGAATTACTG contains:
- a CDS encoding DUF554 domain-containing protein produces the protein MVLFGSIVNVILIILGTLIGRFLNNIPERMKETVMYGIGLAVAAIGIQMTFESTQILIVIISIVIGALIGEWMDLDGKINQLGQYLESKLPSKKEGPGIAQGFVTATLIFVVGSMAIIGAIDSGLRSDHDVLIMKGVLDGFTSIILSSTLGIGVAFSAAPVFIYQAIITLFSTQISRYVPDELLQFFISEMTATGGLMIVGIGLNLIGITKMRVANFIPGIFVVGVVVTIVHYLF